A genome region from Paracoccus stylophorae includes the following:
- a CDS encoding aminodeoxychorismate synthase component I: protein MSGRVLFDRGPLPGGTLFADPLTLIRADTAAGVGPALAAIEAARARGCWLAGYLAYELGYALIPRLAPLMPPDRRVPLILMGVFDAPRAAPGLPGASPVSISAPEPLWDRARYDTAIAAIHRHIEAGDTYQINLTFPMTARVSGDPLAVYAALAARQKVGEGAFVDLGGPPILSRSPELFFAVDPARRIRTRPMKGTAARGRSPAEDAAAAAALAASEKDRAENLMIVDLLRNDISRVCVPGSVRVPSLFHIEPYATLHQMTSTVEGRLADGVGLADILRALFPCGSITGAPKIRSMQIIAELEGAARGVYCGAIGWVDPAGPMRFSVAIRSPVLSDPGTLHLGVGGGITHDSRSGSEWEEALCKAAFLNLSPTI from the coding sequence GTGAGCGGGCGGGTCCTGTTCGACCGCGGACCGCTGCCCGGCGGCACCTTGTTTGCCGACCCCCTGACCCTGATCCGCGCCGATACGGCGGCGGGCGTCGGCCCGGCACTGGCCGCGATCGAGGCGGCGCGGGCGCGCGGCTGCTGGCTGGCCGGCTATCTCGCCTACGAGCTGGGCTATGCGCTGATCCCCCGGCTGGCGCCGCTGATGCCGCCCGACCGCCGGGTGCCGCTGATCCTGATGGGCGTGTTCGATGCCCCGCGCGCGGCGCCCGGCCTGCCCGGCGCGTCGCCCGTGTCGATCTCGGCCCCCGAACCGCTGTGGGACCGCGCGCGCTATGACACGGCCATCGCCGCGATCCACCGCCATATCGAGGCGGGCGACACCTATCAGATCAACCTGACCTTTCCGATGACGGCGCGCGTGTCGGGCGATCCGCTGGCCGTGTATGCCGCGCTGGCCGCGCGTCAGAAGGTGGGCGAGGGGGCGTTTGTCGATCTGGGCGGGCCGCCGATCCTGTCGCGCAGCCCGGAACTGTTCTTCGCCGTTGATCCCGCCCGCCGGATTCGCACCCGGCCGATGAAGGGCACGGCCGCGCGCGGGCGCAGCCCGGCCGAGGACGCGGCGGCGGCGGCGGCGCTGGCCGCGTCCGAAAAGGACCGGGCCGAGAACCTGATGATCGTCGATCTGCTGCGCAACGACATCAGCCGGGTCTGCGTGCCGGGCAGCGTGCGGGTGCCCAGCCTGTTTCACATCGAACCCTATGCGACGCTGCACCAGATGACCTCGACCGTAGAGGGCCGGCTGGCCGACGGGGTGGGGCTAGCCGATATCCTGCGCGCGCTGTTTCCCTGCGGCTCGATCACCGGCGCGCCCAAGATCCGCTCGATGCAGATCATCGCGGAGCTTGAGGGCGCGGCGCGGGGCGTCTATTGCGGGGCCATCGGGTGGGTCGACCCGGCCGGGCCGATGCGGTTCAGCGTCGCCATCCGCTCACCCGTGCTGAGCGATCCGGGCACGCTGCATCTGGGGGTCGGCGGCGGCATCACCCATGACAGCCGCAGCGGATCGG